A genomic region of Bernardetia sp. ABR2-2B contains the following coding sequences:
- a CDS encoding NFACT RNA binding domain-containing protein, whose translation MQNNYYFIRALSLELSKQIIGLEIATIFSQNKNELLIGLIDNDNPETEFWIRATFTPELTTLSFPQTFARAKRNSIDLFESVIGKKITSIRQFNNERAFGIELEGEHKENHTLLFKLFGSRSNIVLFSPSEEDKNTQEIEAIFQHKLQADWEIIYDDLDRSIEQEKEDFIENGIKITFPTFGKDVLKYLDNRVTDTENKNLYWQETEKLISYFDKIEELDFYVFLKKNDVKLSILNPTEFIKDAQILHKTNGVLEACNLFYMEFSRRYYLHKEKNAALKAIEKRHRQTKNYIDKTLKKIEKVENTMRYEEFGHILMANLHAVEPRSKSVELFDFYKNEQITIPLKDHLTPQKNAELFYRKGKNQKLEIDNLYQNLEKKEEQLKTLESQLQDIENFESLKEMRKYLKTNKIKVSNLQENEPDELPFKVFEYQDFQILVGKNSKNNDLLTQKFAYKEDLWLHARGVAGSHVVIKYRAGKPFPKSVIEKAASLAAYYSKRKTDSLCPVIVTPKKYVRKPKGAALGAVVVEREDVVMVEPKGFEG comes from the coding sequence ATGCAGAATAATTATTATTTCATTCGTGCGCTTTCATTAGAGCTTTCTAAGCAGATTATAGGACTTGAAATTGCAACCATTTTTTCACAGAATAAAAACGAATTATTGATAGGTCTTATTGATAATGACAATCCAGAAACTGAATTTTGGATTCGTGCTACCTTTACACCAGAACTTACCACACTTTCTTTTCCTCAAACTTTTGCACGAGCAAAGCGAAATAGCATAGACCTTTTTGAGTCTGTTATTGGAAAGAAAATCACAAGTATTCGTCAGTTTAATAATGAACGAGCTTTTGGGATAGAATTAGAAGGAGAGCATAAAGAAAATCACACTTTGTTATTCAAATTATTTGGAAGTCGTTCGAATATAGTTTTATTTTCTCCAAGTGAAGAAGACAAAAACACACAAGAAATTGAAGCTATTTTTCAACATAAACTACAAGCTGATTGGGAAATAATTTATGATGACTTGGATAGAAGTATAGAACAGGAAAAAGAAGATTTTATAGAAAATGGAATCAAAATAACCTTTCCTACTTTTGGAAAAGATGTTTTGAAATATTTAGATAATAGGGTAACAGATACAGAAAATAAGAATTTATATTGGCAAGAAACTGAAAAATTAATTAGTTATTTTGATAAAATAGAAGAACTAGATTTTTATGTATTCTTGAAAAAAAATGATGTAAAATTATCCATTCTGAATCCGACAGAGTTTATCAAAGATGCTCAAATTCTACACAAAACAAATGGTGTTTTAGAAGCCTGTAATTTATTTTATATGGAATTTTCAAGGCGATATTATTTGCATAAAGAAAAAAATGCAGCCTTAAAAGCAATTGAAAAACGTCATCGTCAAACCAAAAATTATATAGACAAAACACTAAAAAAAATAGAGAAAGTAGAAAATACGATGCGTTATGAAGAATTTGGGCATATTTTGATGGCAAACCTTCACGCCGTAGAACCTCGTTCAAAATCAGTAGAGTTATTTGATTTTTATAAAAATGAACAAATTACAATTCCACTGAAAGACCATCTGACACCACAAAAAAATGCCGAACTTTTTTATAGAAAAGGAAAAAATCAAAAACTAGAAATTGATAACTTGTATCAGAATTTAGAAAAAAAAGAAGAGCAACTCAAAACATTAGAAAGTCAGTTGCAAGACATAGAAAACTTCGAATCGCTCAAAGAAATGCGAAAGTATTTAAAAACTAATAAAATAAAAGTTAGTAATTTACAAGAAAATGAACCCGATGAGCTACCATTCAAAGTTTTTGAATATCAAGATTTTCAGATTTTGGTAGGGAAAAATTCCAAAAATAACGATTTACTCACTCAAAAATTTGCATACAAAGAAGATTTATGGCTTCATGCTCGTGGCGTGGCAGGTTCGCACGTTGTGATAAAATACCGAGCAGGAAAACCATTTCCAAAGTCAGTTATTGAAAAGGCAGCTAGTTTGGCAGCCTATTATTCCAAACGAAAAACGGATTCACTTTGTCCTGTCATCGTAACACCTAAAAAATATGTCAGAAAGCCAAAAGGTGCAGCACTTGGAGCAGTTGTCGTCGAAAGAGAAGATGTTGTGATGGTTGAACCGAAGGGGTTTGAGGGTTAG
- a CDS encoding DUF779 domain-containing protein: protein MKNTTQNTQRVIATDSAKEIIDKLREENGELMFHQSGGCCDGSQPMCFAKGEFKVGSNDVWVGTIHGCDFFMNQSQFDYWQHTHLTIDVTEGRGSSFSLEIPLGYRFIVKSRLFTKEETQNLIPVKNGEEYLEETTA, encoded by the coding sequence ATGAAAAATACAACTCAAAATACACAGAGAGTTATTGCAACTGATTCAGCCAAAGAAATTATTGATAAATTGAGAGAAGAAAATGGAGAACTTATGTTCCATCAAAGTGGAGGATGTTGTGATGGCTCACAGCCCATGTGCTTTGCAAAAGGAGAGTTTAAAGTCGGCTCGAATGATGTTTGGGTGGGAACGATTCACGGCTGCGATTTTTTTATGAACCAATCTCAATTTGATTATTGGCAACATACACATCTTACCATTGATGTTACAGAAGGACGAGGTTCTAGTTTTTCATTAGAAATTCCTTTAGGCTATCGTTTTATTGTAAAATCTAGACTTTTTACAAAAGAAGAAACTCAAAATTTGATTCCTGTCAAAAATGGCGAGGAATATTTGGAAGAAACAACGGCTTAG
- a CDS encoding aldehyde dehydrogenase family protein has protein sequence MEATKTADKLAFPKFKERYDNFINGEWVSPVKGKYFDNISPVSGEVITKIARSSKEDVDLALDAAHEAFKTWSKTSATERSNIMLKIADIMEKNLDYLATIETVDNGKAIRETKAADLPLCIDHFRYFAGVIRAEEGSVAELDQNTVSMNIDEPLGVVGQIIPWNFPLLMATWKLAPALAAGCCVVMKPAEQTPVGILIFMDLIKDVLPKGVVNIVSGFGAEAGKPLASSPRIAKVSFTGETTTGRLIMQYASENIIPVTMELGGKSPNVFFPSIMEADDEFFDKCLEGAVMFALNQGEICTCPSRMLVHEDIYDKFIERVIERTEKIKMGHPLDDSTMMGAQASKDQYEKILSYLEIGKEEGAEVLTGGAAKYVDGLKDGYYIQPTILKGHNKMRVFQEEIFGPVLCVTTFKNTEEAIEIANDTLYGLGAGVWTRDAHELYNVPRAIQAGRVWVNCYHNYPAHAPFGGYKKSGFGRENHKMMLSHYRQNKNMLISYDKKALGFF, from the coding sequence ATGGAAGCTACAAAAACGGCTGATAAATTAGCATTTCCCAAGTTTAAGGAACGCTATGACAATTTTATAAATGGAGAATGGGTATCGCCTGTAAAGGGAAAATATTTTGATAACATTTCGCCTGTAAGTGGTGAGGTGATTACCAAAATCGCTCGTTCTAGCAAAGAAGATGTAGATTTGGCTCTTGACGCAGCTCATGAAGCCTTTAAGACTTGGTCTAAAACATCGGCTACGGAAAGAAGTAATATTATGCTAAAAATAGCTGATATTATGGAGAAAAATTTAGACTATTTAGCTACCATCGAAACGGTAGATAATGGTAAAGCAATCAGAGAAACAAAAGCTGCTGATTTGCCACTTTGTATCGACCATTTCCGTTATTTTGCTGGTGTTATTCGTGCCGAAGAGGGAAGCGTTGCAGAGCTAGACCAAAACACAGTTTCAATGAATATTGATGAGCCTTTGGGGGTTGTCGGACAAATTATTCCTTGGAATTTTCCTTTATTGATGGCGACTTGGAAACTTGCACCTGCTTTGGCTGCTGGTTGTTGTGTCGTGATGAAACCTGCTGAACAAACGCCTGTCGGAATCTTGATTTTTATGGATTTGATTAAAGATGTTTTACCTAAAGGTGTTGTTAATATTGTTTCTGGTTTTGGTGCAGAAGCTGGAAAACCATTGGCAAGTTCGCCACGAATTGCAAAAGTTTCTTTCACAGGAGAAACCACAACAGGACGTTTGATTATGCAATATGCGTCTGAAAATATCATTCCTGTAACAATGGAATTAGGAGGAAAATCGCCAAATGTATTTTTCCCTAGTATAATGGAGGCTGACGATGAGTTTTTTGATAAGTGTTTGGAAGGTGCTGTAATGTTTGCGCTAAACCAAGGCGAAATTTGTACGTGTCCATCAAGAATGCTTGTTCACGAAGATATTTATGATAAATTTATAGAAAGAGTCATTGAAAGAACTGAAAAAATCAAAATGGGACATCCATTAGATGATTCGACGATGATGGGCGCACAAGCTTCAAAAGACCAATACGAAAAAATATTATCTTATTTAGAAATTGGAAAAGAAGAAGGCGCAGAAGTCTTGACAGGTGGCGCAGCCAAATATGTCGACGGACTAAAAGACGGATATTATATTCAACCAACTATATTAAAGGGACATAATAAAATGAGAGTTTTCCAAGAAGAAATTTTTGGACCTGTTCTTTGTGTAACTACTTTCAAAAATACCGAAGAAGCGATTGAAATTGCAAATGATACGCTTTATGGATTAGGTGCAGGTGTTTGGACGAGAGATGCCCACGAGCTTTATAACGTTCCTCGTGCAATACAAGCAGGTCGTGTGTGGGTAAACTGTTACCACAATTATCCTGCTCATGCTCCGTTTGGAGGTTACAAAAAGTCTGGTTTTGGTAGAGAAAATCATAAAATGATGTTGAGTCATTATCGCCAAAACAAAAATATGCTTATTTCTTATGACAAGAAAGCATTAGGATTCTTTTAG
- a CDS encoding leucine-rich repeat domain-containing protein, producing the protein MSQLAKKKIRRNISKKYPILDLGNCGLDGTEDNLYEMLSNANHIKALIFSNKWYEYDEDEEKLVEKESKNKGKKNILKKLPKLPIEIEKLILSGGEDDWDIQDISNLSSLTKLTYLDLLNNKVSDISPLQKATKLNQLGLSGNRITDVSYLKNSKHLTHLYLSSNNSSNFHGLEHLEKLTFLGISSNNISNISSLENLTNLTTLYALNNQISDIQPLENLMNLTKLDIANNKISNIKSLEKLTNLTELGISDNKISDIDSIKKFINLTDLDISDNQVTDIIPIQKLVKLTHLDISNNKISDVTPIEKLVNLNQLKANKNQISDIHFIEKLTKLSKLSLFSNKILDIDSIANLKNLSALNISNNKGLDIKPIENLVNLNNLYISRNQITDINCLKTLINLTELDIRNNQITDVTPVENFTKLTDLDIGHNKILDISCVNKLTCLTKLDVQHNQIIDIEPLKNLINLTELNINDNQVTDIKSIEKLVNLTELCINGNQVTDIIPIEKLIKLTMLDISSNRISDITPIEKCLNLKRLSIGKIISSNYTALGNLEKLESLFMGGGIEMIETSFFSSLVNLVSLSIINGKIADYSFVGKLNKLRQLHLISCNITDTSFLETLAKLSSLNLSNNNIKDISDIKYILEKRELKHLYLHNNPIFGLPNELLGNWFLSDCLVDIKNYYNNKNFSTNDDIKVVVLGNGMVGKSTLLNRFFLRKGKWKKDIKIPLGERTEGIVIKRKENFVLSKNRNINLNIWDFGGQEIYHGTHRLFLDKDAVYIIVWTLETDEQKEEIRQELPYWLDYVQDLSADSPIILIHSQYDKKSEKDRKKINAQKQVCWNEKYQSNIVEEYLPLSAKEKKGKGFDKLDDAIRKAINIKEKLSNKIETLIPQKWVDIQKKLRKQRAKKEIPYKTYINFCKEYNIYKSEAKTLLKFLHSIGFLYYDRKLSENIILDQIWAIKAIYEILKPTSIANISKGQLPLDEIITFWERRGHNQQEIDIFVDFMVSSEVCFCKEQYDYKSLENPTFIFPHYLPEPDYLNTDWNKENNFYIIYKPQFFHKGIAERFLIRLGRLSSEKSLWKDGIRLKSKEFQGEALVTFHREKTSEREKGEVYICTENELLSNAIIKELNDILDDNSQTNPSEKVVFFYSLDGKEFVSKENILKSKKLKAEFVETTKGSPIELEKFLAKYRFEDHSNSKNMMKEIMEIDKEIENDNDIYTKVDLQEEAKKKTNPIPVLDSSKIGRKERKQQNLHKNIEATEHLINEWEKKKRSSENPNELQRAIEEVEKLDKILDDYEDQLEELEIS; encoded by the coding sequence ATGAGTCAATTAGCTAAAAAGAAAATAAGAAGAAATATAAGCAAAAAATACCCCATATTAGATTTAGGGAATTGTGGGTTGGATGGAACAGAAGATAATTTATATGAAATGTTGAGCAATGCAAATCATATAAAAGCTCTAATTTTTTCAAATAAATGGTATGAATATGATGAAGATGAAGAAAAATTAGTTGAGAAGGAAAGTAAAAATAAAGGCAAAAAAAATATTTTAAAAAAGCTACCAAAGCTACCAATTGAAATTGAAAAACTGATATTGAGTGGGGGAGAGGACGATTGGGATATTCAAGATATCTCCAATTTAAGTTCACTTACAAAACTTACATATTTAGATTTACTAAATAATAAAGTTTCAGATATTTCTCCTTTGCAAAAGGCTACCAAACTTAATCAATTAGGTCTTAGTGGTAATCGCATTACAGATGTTTCCTATTTGAAAAACTCAAAACACCTCACACATTTATATCTTAGCTCCAACAATAGTAGCAATTTTCATGGACTAGAGCATTTAGAGAAACTTACTTTCCTAGGTATTAGTTCAAATAATATTAGTAATATATCTTCTCTTGAAAACCTAACAAACTTAACTACATTATATGCTCTCAACAATCAAATTTCAGATATTCAGCCTCTTGAAAATCTTATGAATTTGACTAAGCTAGATATAGCTAATAATAAAATTTCAAATATTAAATCTCTTGAAAAACTTACAAATTTAACTGAACTAGGTATATCTGATAACAAAATTTCAGATATTGATTCTATTAAAAAATTTATAAACCTAACTGATTTAGATATTAGTGATAATCAAGTTACAGATATCATTCCTATTCAAAAACTTGTAAAATTAACTCACTTAGATATTAGCAACAATAAAATATCAGATGTTACTCCTATTGAAAAGTTAGTAAACTTAAATCAACTAAAGGCAAACAAAAATCAAATATCAGATATACATTTCATTGAAAAACTTACAAAATTAAGTAAATTAAGTCTATTTAGTAATAAAATTTTAGATATTGATTCTATTGCAAATCTCAAAAATTTAAGTGCATTAAATATTTCCAATAATAAAGGTCTAGATATTAAACCTATTGAAAACCTAGTGAATCTAAATAACTTATATATTAGTAGAAATCAAATTACAGACATTAATTGTCTAAAAACACTTATTAACCTTACTGAACTAGATATTAGAAACAATCAAATCACAGATGTTACTCCTGTTGAAAACTTTACTAAATTAACTGACTTGGATATCGGACATAACAAAATTTTAGATATTTCTTGTGTTAATAAACTTACATGTTTAACTAAGTTAGATGTTCAACATAATCAAATTATAGATATTGAACCTCTTAAAAACCTTATAAACTTAACAGAATTAAATATAAATGATAATCAAGTTACAGATATTAAGTCTATTGAGAAACTTGTAAACTTGACAGAATTATGCATTAATGGTAATCAAGTTACAGATATTATTCCGATTGAGAAGCTCATAAAATTAACTATGTTAGATATTAGTAGTAATAGAATTTCAGATATTACTCCTATTGAGAAATGCTTAAACTTGAAAAGGTTAAGTATTGGTAAAATTATTTCCTCTAATTATACTGCTTTAGGTAACTTGGAAAAGCTAGAGTCTCTTTTTATGGGTGGTGGCATAGAAATGATAGAAACTTCTTTTTTTTCGTCTTTAGTTAATCTTGTTTCATTATCTATCATTAATGGTAAAATCGCTGATTATTCTTTTGTAGGCAAATTAAATAAACTTAGACAATTGCACCTTATATCATGCAATATTACTGATACGTCATTTTTAGAAACCTTAGCTAAATTATCATCATTAAATCTCAGCAATAACAACATCAAAGATATTTCAGACATAAAATATATATTGGAAAAAAGAGAGTTAAAGCATTTATATTTACATAATAACCCTATATTTGGTTTACCTAATGAGTTATTAGGAAATTGGTTTCTTAGTGATTGTTTGGTAGATATCAAGAATTATTATAATAACAAAAATTTTTCTACCAATGATGATATAAAAGTAGTTGTCTTAGGTAACGGAATGGTTGGTAAAAGTACTCTTTTAAATCGTTTTTTCCTACGCAAAGGAAAATGGAAGAAAGATATAAAAATCCCATTAGGAGAAAGGACGGAAGGAATTGTCATCAAACGCAAAGAAAATTTTGTATTAAGTAAAAACAGAAACATAAATCTTAATATTTGGGATTTTGGAGGACAAGAAATATATCATGGAACACACCGTTTATTTTTAGACAAAGATGCTGTTTATATTATTGTTTGGACATTAGAAACAGATGAACAAAAAGAGGAAATACGACAAGAACTGCCTTACTGGTTAGACTATGTTCAAGACTTATCTGCTGATAGCCCTATTATTCTAATACACAGTCAGTATGATAAAAAAAGTGAGAAAGATAGAAAAAAAATAAACGCTCAGAAACAAGTCTGTTGGAATGAAAAATATCAATCTAACATTGTAGAAGAATATTTACCACTCTCTGCTAAAGAAAAAAAAGGAAAAGGTTTTGATAAGTTAGATGATGCTATTCGAAAAGCTATAAATATTAAAGAAAAACTTTCGAATAAAATAGAAACTCTAATTCCTCAAAAATGGGTTGATATACAGAAAAAACTTAGAAAACAAAGAGCAAAAAAAGAAATACCTTACAAAACATATATAAATTTCTGTAAAGAATATAATATATATAAATCAGAAGCAAAAACATTACTAAAATTTCTACATAGTATAGGTTTTTTATATTATGATAGAAAGCTATCTGAAAATATTATTTTAGATCAAATATGGGCAATAAAAGCTATTTATGAGATATTGAAGCCTACTAGTATTGCTAACATATCCAAAGGGCAACTACCTCTAGATGAAATAATAACATTTTGGGAACGAAGGGGACATAACCAACAAGAGATTGATATATTTGTTGATTTCATGGTAAGCTCTGAGGTTTGTTTTTGTAAAGAACAATATGACTATAAGAGTTTAGAAAATCCTACATTTATATTTCCACACTACTTACCAGAACCAGATTATTTAAACACAGATTGGAATAAAGAAAATAATTTTTATATAATATACAAACCACAATTTTTTCATAAAGGAATAGCTGAACGTTTTCTTATTCGTTTGGGAAGATTAAGTAGTGAAAAATCTTTATGGAAGGATGGAATACGTCTAAAAAGTAAGGAATTTCAAGGAGAAGCACTTGTTACATTTCATAGAGAAAAGACTTCTGAAAGAGAAAAAGGAGAAGTTTATATTTGTACTGAAAATGAACTCTTATCAAATGCTATTATCAAAGAATTAAATGACATTTTAGATGACAACTCTCAAACCAATCCATCTGAAAAAGTAGTTTTTTTTTATTCTTTAGATGGAAAAGAATTTGTATCTAAAGAAAATATTTTAAAATCCAAGAAACTAAAAGCTGAGTTTGTAGAAACTACAAAAGGAAGTCCAATAGAATTAGAAAAATTTTTAGCAAAATATAGGTTTGAAGATCATTCAAATTCAAAGAATATGATGAAAGAAATAATGGAAATAGACAAAGAAATTGAAAATGATAATGATATATATACAAAAGTCGATTTACAAGAGGAAGCGAAGAAAAAAACAAACCCAATACCTGTTTTAGACTCTTCTAAAATAGGACGTAAAGAACGAAAACAACAAAACTTGCACAAAAATATTGAAGCAACAGAGCATCTCATAAACGAATGGGAGAAAAAGAAGCGCTCCTCAGAAAACCCTAATGAACTTCAGAGAGCTATTGAAGAAGTAGAAAAACTTGATAAAATCTTAGATGATTATGAAGATCAATTGGAAGAATTAGAAATTTCTTAA